The DNA sequence TAAAAGTTTTTCGGCATAGGCCGATTTTCCGCTCCTCGATCCGCCTGTTATAAGTGTTATCATAAGATAATTATATCAAAAAAAAGGAAAATGTTAAGAGGGTAAAGAAACTGCGTAAGGGGTTTTAAAGAGCCTTATTTTTAAAAAATGCCAAACGCATAAAAAAGCCTTTTACGGCAGGAAGACTTTCATAATAAACCGTTCCGTCCGTTTCTTTTACTCTTTCTTCGATAGCTTTTAAGCCTATTCCTTTTTTGATGTCGGTACAGCCGATCCCATTGTCCTTCATAGTAACTATGAGGGAGGTTTCGGTATAGGAAAAGTGAATCGTAATTTTTGAAGCATTGCTGTACTTTGCAGAATTGGATAGAAATTCCTGAGCCGCCTTATATACTGCATGACTTTGTTTTTCGTTTAAACTCCAAATATCTTTTGAAAAAGTAAACTGTACATTGATATTTGTCATTTTTTTAAATTCCCCTATCAGATTGTGAACTAGGATTATTATCTCATACTTATTATAATCTACCGGTTTTAATTCTCTCAGAGCAAACCTGACTTCTTCTAAGTTCTTTTTAGCAAAGGCATTTAAATCTAAAATTTTTTGAGGTAAATCATTGTTGTTGTTCTTTGCAGCGGCATAGAGTGCATTTAGTTGAATAATCATTGTAGAAAGTCCGTGTCCTACGCTGTCATGTATTTCTCTGGAGATGCGGTTTCTTTCTTTTAAGGTCATAAGATCTTCTATCGACTCATTGTAGATTTCCAAATCATGAATGGAATTTAAAAGCTCTTCTTTTTGAATGTTTAATTCTTCTATTTTATTTTGGGAAAAAATAATTTTATTTTGATTTAGTTTAAAATATTCCAAAACCCCTCCGCTTAAAATAAAAAGGGCCGTGTAGTTTATGATTATTCCCATATCAAAATTTCTTAGTGAAAATATACAGACTGCAAGTCCTATTATTCCCAATATGTAGGTATAAGGCTTTGAATTATAATAAAAACTGTCTATCAAGGGAATTAAAAATATAAGGAAAGGAATTACTAGCCCTGTAATATGTAGAAAAAAACAAAGAGTCCAATCGATTAAACAAAGAATAAAAAAAAGAGTTTTCCTGTTTATATAAAAGAGTCTAAGATTAAACAGTATAATAAAACAAAGATATAATAAAAACTGAATTCCGGTAATCCTATCTCCGTTTACGCTTATTTGAATGAGACTTGATGTTATTAAAAAATAATGAATAAAAATAAAGAACTTATTTTTCATAAAGCCGATTATATTATAATAATTAAGTTTTTGCAAGATTGAGACTTAAAAAAAAGGAGGCAGAAGCTGCCTCCTTTAAATTGATTTTAATTTATCTCGTTGTTAAACTCTTTTATTTTCCAGCTTCCGGCTGTAAAAATAGCGGCAGTCATCGCCCAGACTATCAATATGTTTGGAAAAAGTTTTTCTTTATCCAGCATTTCCATCAGCCAATATAGAGGCGAAAACATGGAAATATTTTTAAACACAGGCGGAATTGAAACAAAGGGCATTACAGAAATAATAGCAAGGAAAAATAAGACTATTGTAAGAAGACTTGTTATATTCGAAGCAAGAGCCAGTTGAGATTCCTTTTTAAAAATTCTTGCTATTAAAATAGCTATGGATAGAGCAAAAAAACTTGTTGAAACCACGGCTAAGAATATCAAGGGAAGTCCCGTAATCTCTAATTTAAATATTATTGTTGCAGAAATAAAGACTATCATATTTACTACCACTTGAATAAATACAAAGGCTAATAAAAAGCTTCCCACTATTTTAAATTCGGAGTTTGGGCTTATTATTGCGCGTGCCAACATCTTTGTTTCCCTAAATTTTATTAAGTCGGTTACAATCGCTGTAGAGCCGAAAATGATTATATACAATACAAGCAAGGTCATTATTTTTAAACCTAGACTTATAATATTTTTATTATCCTGTGTTTTAAATACAATATTTATATTTTTGTTTAAAAGATTTTCTTCATTTTCGGCTAGGCTTGAACTTTTAATAAAATTATTTAAAAGATAAGCATTGATACTTAAATTGAGTGCTTGAATTCTATTATCAAGAATAATGCTTTCTTCTGTTTTGAAAATTTCAAGTTCAGGCTTTTCATTTTTTGAAATTTTTTCGGAAAAATCTTTAGGTATAATTATAAAACCGGGTATTTTTCCGGTTGCAAGTTTTTCCTTAACCTTTGCTAATTCTTCTTCTCTATTTTCAGGACGGACTGTAGACTCGGAACCGGCAAAAAAGTTTTTCCATATATCTCCCGTATCATCGACAAAATAGCCTACCTCACCCATTTGAACGGTATAATCGGTCTTTTTAGTTTCCAAATCATCGGTATCTTTCGGATCAAGAACAAATCTTATTACAAAAATAAGAATTATCATTGCAAAAGGGAAAATAATCAACATACTTGCATTAGTTATATTTTTTAGTATTCTTTTTAGCTGTGCTAAAAATAAACATAAGAATTCTTTCATATCATACTCCTTAAATTTCCGTTTTTTTAAAACTTACCATCAGTAAACCCAGAATATAAAATACTGCGCCAAAGGTGAGCATTATAAGCAAACTGCCTATCATTCCTCCAAAAGAATTTTCCACAACAATGTTCTTAAGAGGATTAGTTATAATTTGGGAAATGTTATATTTAAAAAATAGTTTCGCGATTTTGTTTTCATTTGGAATTGAGAAAAGGACAGATCCTAAAACACCGAAAACAAAAAATATGATCATGGTTATTGCATATACAATTTCTTGTTTATTAATGCTTACCAGTGAACAAGCAACGCTTCCGGTTACAATGGAAAAACTTGCAGCGTATATAAAAAGCAGAATGAGATTTCCCATAAAAGAAACTTTTAACAATCTAAAGATTAAAAGATAAATTGTTATAGCAATAAATACTTTTAAGGCTATACTTATTATTTGAGCATTAAAGATATAGGTCGAGCTTTTAGGTATTGAGTTAATGCGCAGGGTAAGACCGGCCATCTTTTTCTTATATGAGGGAGTAAGGATTTCCATAACAAACATAAAGAATAAAATGATAGTTATGGATATTGCATAGACTTCATAACTTGACATACTGTGAAGAGCCGGGTGCATAAGAATTTTGCCTATAGGTTTAGCCGCTTCTTTTTGAATATTAAGATACTGATTCATAAGCTCCGTAGATTGATCGGAAGCTGTAATCGCCTTAGTCATTTTATAATTCCCGTTAATGGAACTGCTTATATTTTTAATTATATTCGATAAAACACTAATTGATGCCGAAGACTTTTCTTTACCGATAATTAAAATATCAAACTCTTTATTTTCTTCAACTGCGGTTTGATAGCCTTTGGGAATTTTGATTTTATATTTTGCATTTGTTTCATCTTCAATTTTTATAAAATCTTTTAAGATATTTGAATTTAAAGCACCGGTCAGCTGTTCCGATAAAAAAGTCTTATCTTCATCATCTAAAAAAACTGAAATAGCCTGTTCTTTAGTTTCAGCCTTAAAATCCGATTTTCTCAAAAACCCGTTATAGCCTACAAAAAAAATTGGAAGACAAAGGTAGACTAAAATAAAGGTAATAAAGTTATCTTTTACCGCTATAAGCGTAATTTTTAAAAATGCTTTCATCTATATTCCTCCTGAAGCTTCAATCATTCTCCTACTCACGCAATTTTTTCCCTGTGAGCTGTAAAAACACCTCACCTAAATTCAGCTCATTTATTTGTATGGCCTTGATTACGGCTCCGGATGTTTGCAAAATTTTAATAAGCTCATCAAGATTGACCTTGTTTCGTTCGTAAAGGATATTCAAGGTGCCTGCTTCTTTTTCTACATTTAAGGCCCCATCCAAAAGACGGATTTTTTCTATTAGGTCTTCATTTATGTTGTCGGCCTTTATTTCGAGAGTTACGGTTCCGTTGGCCTTTTCCTTTACGGAATTAAGGGTGCCGTAGGCAATCTCTCTTCCTTCATCGATTACAAAGATATTTTTGCAAAGTTCTTCGACTTCTTCCATGTAGTGGGAGGTATAAAGAATTGTAGTTTTCTCTTGAGAATTTACCCTACGCAGATATTCAAAGATATTGTTCCTTGACTGAGGGTCAATACCTACCGTGGGTTCATCTAAAATTAAAAGACGGGGTTTATGCATAATGGCTGCAGCAAGGTTGAGTCTTCTTTTCATACCGCCTGAAAATTTTTTCACCTTTTCTTTTTTCTTTTCGGTTAAGCCGGCCACTTCCAAGGCCTCGTTTACAGCTTCTTTTAATTTTTTCCCTGAAAGACCGTATAGGCTTGCAAAAAAATTGAGGTTGTCGATTGCCGATATATCCTCCGATAAGGCAAGTTCTTGAGGTACAAGACCTATCAGCCTTTTTGCTTCTATAGGCTTTTTTTTGATACTGTGTCCGCCTATAAGCACCTCTCCGTTTAGCGGATCCAATATTCCGGTTATTATATTTATCAGGGTCGATTTTCCGGCTCCGTTAGGCCCGATTAAACCGAAGATATCGCCTTCTTCAATATCAAAAGAAACACCTGAAAGAACCTGTTTTTTTCCGTATTTTTTTGATACATCCTTAACTTCCAATATTTTCATAAAACACCCCCAAAAAAGTTTTTTGATTGATATACCTCAATTTTAATCGATTTTGCTTAAAATAAAAGTGCCGAAAGTCATTTTTTATCGGGAAAATAGTCATGATCTTTTTCTGGCATAGGCTCTTGTATAAAGGTCCTTTTTTTGCGAAAATGAATATGATGAATTTTTATGATGAAATAAGAAGCCGATACGGGAATGTAAAAAGAGCACGGGGCTTTTATCT is a window from the Treponema denticola genome containing:
- a CDS encoding sensor histidine kinase; protein product: MKNKFFIFIHYFLITSSLIQISVNGDRITGIQFLLYLCFIILFNLRLFYINRKTLFFILCLIDWTLCFFLHITGLVIPFLIFLIPLIDSFYYNSKPYTYILGIIGLAVCIFSLRNFDMGIIINYTALFILSGGVLEYFKLNQNKIIFSQNKIEELNIQKEELLNSIHDLEIYNESIEDLMTLKERNRISREIHDSVGHGLSTMIIQLNALYAAAKNNNNDLPQKILDLNAFAKKNLEEVRFALRELKPVDYNKYEIIILVHNLIGEFKKMTNINVQFTFSKDIWSLNEKQSHAVYKAAQEFLSNSAKYSNASKITIHFSYTETSLIVTMKDNGIGCTDIKKGIGLKAIEERVKETDGTVYYESLPAVKGFFMRLAFFKNKAL
- a CDS encoding ABC transporter permease; translated protein: MKEFLCLFLAQLKRILKNITNASMLIIFPFAMIILIFVIRFVLDPKDTDDLETKKTDYTVQMGEVGYFVDDTGDIWKNFFAGSESTVRPENREEELAKVKEKLATGKIPGFIIIPKDFSEKISKNEKPELEIFKTEESIILDNRIQALNLSINAYLLNNFIKSSSLAENEENLLNKNINIVFKTQDNKNIISLGLKIMTLLVLYIIIFGSTAIVTDLIKFRETKMLARAIISPNSEFKIVGSFLLAFVFIQVVVNMIVFISATIIFKLEITGLPLIFLAVVSTSFFALSIAILIARIFKKESQLALASNITSLLTIVLFFLAIISVMPFVSIPPVFKNISMFSPLYWLMEMLDKEKLFPNILIVWAMTAAIFTAGSWKIKEFNNEIN
- a CDS encoding ABC transporter permease; translated protein: MKAFLKITLIAVKDNFITFILVYLCLPIFFVGYNGFLRKSDFKAETKEQAISVFLDDEDKTFLSEQLTGALNSNILKDFIKIEDETNAKYKIKIPKGYQTAVEENKEFDILIIGKEKSSASISVLSNIIKNISSSINGNYKMTKAITASDQSTELMNQYLNIQKEAAKPIGKILMHPALHSMSSYEVYAISITIILFFMFVMEILTPSYKKKMAGLTLRINSIPKSSTYIFNAQIISIALKVFIAITIYLLIFRLLKVSFMGNLILLFIYAASFSIVTGSVACSLVSINKQEIVYAITMIIFFVFGVLGSVLFSIPNENKIAKLFFKYNISQIITNPLKNIVVENSFGGMIGSLLIMLTFGAVFYILGLLMVSFKKTEI
- a CDS encoding ABC transporter ATP-binding protein, which codes for MKILEVKDVSKKYGKKQVLSGVSFDIEEGDIFGLIGPNGAGKSTLINIITGILDPLNGEVLIGGHSIKKKPIEAKRLIGLVPQELALSEDISAIDNLNFFASLYGLSGKKLKEAVNEALEVAGLTEKKKEKVKKFSGGMKRRLNLAAAIMHKPRLLILDEPTVGIDPQSRNNIFEYLRRVNSQEKTTILYTSHYMEEVEELCKNIFVIDEGREIAYGTLNSVKEKANGTVTLEIKADNINEDLIEKIRLLDGALNVEKEAGTLNILYERNKVNLDELIKILQTSGAVIKAIQINELNLGEVFLQLTGKKLRE